The proteins below come from a single Hemitrygon akajei chromosome 2, sHemAka1.3, whole genome shotgun sequence genomic window:
- the LOC140737258 gene encoding ARL14 effector protein-like isoform X4, producing MSRLAIMYGAQMLGVTTPNQGRAILNAHNFSPTTQRKSLQEKNLPDSQSQKKMNKTQRQLKCLAFQNPGPLLAEFNPETRLQTKEIRRTKLRQLVFEKNAVGQRKYDSTGKLLLSGVDLCDCLDENCPGCFYPCSKCSSWKCGPMCRCNRKWIYDGIETEGTDVVQKFPNLVSN from the exons ATGAGCAG ACTTGCAATAATGTATGGGGCACAAATGCTCGGAGTGACCACTCCTAACCAAGGAAGGGCAATATTAAATGCTCACAATTTTTCTCCGACCACCCAAAGAAAATCATTGCAGGAGAAAAACTTGCCTGATTCACAAAGTCAGAAGAAAATG AATAAAACACAACGGCAACTGAAATGTTTAGCATTTCAGAACCCTGGTCCTTTACTAGCTGAGTTCAACCCTGAGACCAGACTGCAAACAAAGGAGATCCGCAGGACCAAGCTAAGGCAGCTTGTCTTTGAAAAGAA TGCGGTTGGGCAGAGAAAATACGACAGTACTGGCAAACTGCTGCTTAGTGGTGTAGACTTGTGTGACTGCCTGGATGAAAACTGCCCTGGCTGTTTCTATCCTTGTTCCAAATGCAGTTCTTGGAAATGTGGCCCTATGTGTCGTTGCAACCGCAAGTGGATCTACGACGGCATCGAAACTGAAGGAACAGATGTAGTGCAAAAATTCCCTAATTTGGTCTCTAATTGA
- the LOC140737258 gene encoding ARL14 effector protein-like isoform X2, which translates to MDYSVYAEYQPCVAKEPSISEDFNIRLAIMYGAQMLGVTTPNQGRAILNAHNFSPTTQRKSLQEKNLPDSQSQKKMNKTQRQLKCLAFQNPGPLLAEFNPETRLQTKEIRRTKLRQLVFEKNAVGQRKYDSTGKLLLSGVDLCDCLDENCPGCFYPCSKCSSWKCGPMCRCNRKWIYDGIETEGTDVVQKFPNLVSN; encoded by the exons ATG GATTATTCAGTTTATGCTGAATATCAACCTTGTGTAGCAAAAGAACCTTCAATTTCTgaagatttcaatat TAGACTTGCAATAATGTATGGGGCACAAATGCTCGGAGTGACCACTCCTAACCAAGGAAGGGCAATATTAAATGCTCACAATTTTTCTCCGACCACCCAAAGAAAATCATTGCAGGAGAAAAACTTGCCTGATTCACAAAGTCAGAAGAAAATG AATAAAACACAACGGCAACTGAAATGTTTAGCATTTCAGAACCCTGGTCCTTTACTAGCTGAGTTCAACCCTGAGACCAGACTGCAAACAAAGGAGATCCGCAGGACCAAGCTAAGGCAGCTTGTCTTTGAAAAGAA TGCGGTTGGGCAGAGAAAATACGACAGTACTGGCAAACTGCTGCTTAGTGGTGTAGACTTGTGTGACTGCCTGGATGAAAACTGCCCTGGCTGTTTCTATCCTTGTTCCAAATGCAGTTCTTGGAAATGTGGCCCTATGTGTCGTTGCAACCGCAAGTGGATCTACGACGGCATCGAAACTGAAGGAACAGATGTAGTGCAAAAATTCCCTAATTTGGTCTCTAATTGA
- the LOC140737258 gene encoding ARL14 effector protein-like isoform X3, with the protein MDYSVYAEYQPCVAKEPSISEDFNILAIMYGAQMLGVTTPNQGRAILNAHNFSPTTQRKSLQEKNLPDSQSQKKMNKTQRQLKCLAFQNPGPLLAEFNPETRLQTKEIRRTKLRQLVFEKNAVGQRKYDSTGKLLLSGVDLCDCLDENCPGCFYPCSKCSSWKCGPMCRCNRKWIYDGIETEGTDVVQKFPNLVSN; encoded by the exons ATG GATTATTCAGTTTATGCTGAATATCAACCTTGTGTAGCAAAAGAACCTTCAATTTCTgaagatttcaatat ACTTGCAATAATGTATGGGGCACAAATGCTCGGAGTGACCACTCCTAACCAAGGAAGGGCAATATTAAATGCTCACAATTTTTCTCCGACCACCCAAAGAAAATCATTGCAGGAGAAAAACTTGCCTGATTCACAAAGTCAGAAGAAAATG AATAAAACACAACGGCAACTGAAATGTTTAGCATTTCAGAACCCTGGTCCTTTACTAGCTGAGTTCAACCCTGAGACCAGACTGCAAACAAAGGAGATCCGCAGGACCAAGCTAAGGCAGCTTGTCTTTGAAAAGAA TGCGGTTGGGCAGAGAAAATACGACAGTACTGGCAAACTGCTGCTTAGTGGTGTAGACTTGTGTGACTGCCTGGATGAAAACTGCCCTGGCTGTTTCTATCCTTGTTCCAAATGCAGTTCTTGGAAATGTGGCCCTATGTGTCGTTGCAACCGCAAGTGGATCTACGACGGCATCGAAACTGAAGGAACAGATGTAGTGCAAAAATTCCCTAATTTGGTCTCTAATTGA
- the LOC140737258 gene encoding ARL14 effector protein-like isoform X1, whose amino-acid sequence MCSVASLLVKVNLDRIIVKSSTVWRYLKITLAIMYGAQMLGVTTPNQGRAILNAHNFSPTTQRKSLQEKNLPDSQSQKKMNKTQRQLKCLAFQNPGPLLAEFNPETRLQTKEIRRTKLRQLVFEKNAVGQRKYDSTGKLLLSGVDLCDCLDENCPGCFYPCSKCSSWKCGPMCRCNRKWIYDGIETEGTDVVQKFPNLVSN is encoded by the exons ATGTGTAGTGTGGCATCCTTATTGGTCAAGGTGAATTTGGACAGGATAATTGTAAAAAGCAGTACGGTGTGGAGATACTTGAAAATTAC ACTTGCAATAATGTATGGGGCACAAATGCTCGGAGTGACCACTCCTAACCAAGGAAGGGCAATATTAAATGCTCACAATTTTTCTCCGACCACCCAAAGAAAATCATTGCAGGAGAAAAACTTGCCTGATTCACAAAGTCAGAAGAAAATG AATAAAACACAACGGCAACTGAAATGTTTAGCATTTCAGAACCCTGGTCCTTTACTAGCTGAGTTCAACCCTGAGACCAGACTGCAAACAAAGGAGATCCGCAGGACCAAGCTAAGGCAGCTTGTCTTTGAAAAGAA TGCGGTTGGGCAGAGAAAATACGACAGTACTGGCAAACTGCTGCTTAGTGGTGTAGACTTGTGTGACTGCCTGGATGAAAACTGCCCTGGCTGTTTCTATCCTTGTTCCAAATGCAGTTCTTGGAAATGTGGCCCTATGTGTCGTTGCAACCGCAAGTGGATCTACGACGGCATCGAAACTGAAGGAACAGATGTAGTGCAAAAATTCCCTAATTTGGTCTCTAATTGA
- the LOC140737258 gene encoding ARL14 effector protein-like isoform X5, with translation MYGAQMLGVTTPNQGRAILNAHNFSPTTQRKSLQEKNLPDSQSQKKMNKTQRQLKCLAFQNPGPLLAEFNPETRLQTKEIRRTKLRQLVFEKNAVGQRKYDSTGKLLLSGVDLCDCLDENCPGCFYPCSKCSSWKCGPMCRCNRKWIYDGIETEGTDVVQKFPNLVSN, from the exons ATGTATGGGGCACAAATGCTCGGAGTGACCACTCCTAACCAAGGAAGGGCAATATTAAATGCTCACAATTTTTCTCCGACCACCCAAAGAAAATCATTGCAGGAGAAAAACTTGCCTGATTCACAAAGTCAGAAGAAAATG AATAAAACACAACGGCAACTGAAATGTTTAGCATTTCAGAACCCTGGTCCTTTACTAGCTGAGTTCAACCCTGAGACCAGACTGCAAACAAAGGAGATCCGCAGGACCAAGCTAAGGCAGCTTGTCTTTGAAAAGAA TGCGGTTGGGCAGAGAAAATACGACAGTACTGGCAAACTGCTGCTTAGTGGTGTAGACTTGTGTGACTGCCTGGATGAAAACTGCCCTGGCTGTTTCTATCCTTGTTCCAAATGCAGTTCTTGGAAATGTGGCCCTATGTGTCGTTGCAACCGCAAGTGGATCTACGACGGCATCGAAACTGAAGGAACAGATGTAGTGCAAAAATTCCCTAATTTGGTCTCTAATTGA